One Nicotiana sylvestris chromosome 12, ASM39365v2, whole genome shotgun sequence genomic window carries:
- the LOC104246307 gene encoding alanine--glyoxylate aminotransferase 2 homolog 3, mitochondrial-like, which translates to MQRFVIRRARWFGEVRGGSQRCYSQLGLASKKDDDMITPRMPHFDYSPPPYDGPAGDEILNKRREFLSPSMFYFYEKPLNLVHGKMQYLYDDNGRRYLDAFGGIATVSCGHCHPDVVEAIINQTKRLQHSTILYLNHTITDFAEALASKLPGDLKVVFFTNSGTEANELAMMMARLYTGRHDIISLRNAYHGNAAATMGTTGQSIWKFNVVQSGVHHTINPDPYRGVFGSDGEKYAKDVEDLIQFGTSGKVAAFMSESIQGVGGIVELAPGYLPAVYNIIRKAGGLCIADEVQAGFARIGSHFWGFENQGVVPDIVTMAKGIGNGIPLGAVVTTPEIAQVLTQHNYFNTFGGNPVCTAAGLAVLKVIEKEKLQENAHVVGSYLKERLLAIKDKYEIVGDVRGKGLMLGVELVTDRELKTPARAETLHIMDKIKDMGVLIGKGGFYGNVFRITPPLCFTKEDADFLVDVMDYALSKI; encoded by the exons ATGCAGAGGTTTGTAATAAGAAgagcaagatggtttggagaggTACGAGGTGGATCACAACGTTGTTATTCTCAATTAGGCCTTGCATCCAAAAAGGACGATGATATGATCACACCTCGGATGCCTCATTTCGACTACTCTCCTCCGCCGTACGACGGGCCCGCCGGCGATGAAATTTTGAATAAACGGAGAGAGTTTCTTAGCCCTTCCATGTTTTACTTCTATGAAAAACCG CTGAATCTGGTACATGGCAAGATGCAATACTTATATGACGATAATGGACGTCGATATCTTGATGCATTCGGAGGAATTGCAACTGTATCTTGTGGACACTGCCACCCTGATGTGGTAGAAGCAATCATAAACCAAACCAAACGCTTACAGCATTCCACCATCTTATACCTCAATCACACAATCACTGATTTTGCTGAGGCACTTGCTTCTAAGTTGCCTGGTGATCTCAAG GTTGTGTTCTTTACTAATTCTGGGACTGAAGCAAATGAGTTAGCAATGATGATGGCAAGACTATACACGGGTCGTCATGATATCATCTCTCTAAGGAATGCTTACCATGGAAATGCAGCTGCCACTATGGGCACCACTGGACAAAGCATATGGAAGTTCAATGTAGTACAG AGTGGAGTGCATCATACCATAAACCCTGACCCATACAGAGGTGTTTTTGGTTCTGATGGTGAGAAGTATGCGAAGGACGTTGAAGATCTTATCCAATTTGGAACATCTGGAAAAGTTGCTGCTTTTATGTCTGAATCCATACAG GGAGTTGGTGGAATTGTTGAATTGGCTCCTGGTTACTTGCCTGCTGTATACAACATTATACGAAAAGCAGGAGGCCTTTGTATCGCAGATGAGGTTCAAGCTGGATTTGCTCGCATAGGAAGCCACTTCTGGGGATTTGAGAACCAAGGAGTGGTTCCTGACATAGTGACAATGGCAAAA GGCATTGGAAATGGAATACCACTTGGGGCTGTGGTAACAACTCCTGAGATTGCACAAGTCTTGACTCAGCATAATTACTTCAATACATTTGGTGGAAACCCTGTGTGCACTGCTGCAGGACTTGCTGTTCTTAAAGTGATCGAAAAAGAAAAGCTTCAAGAAAATGCCCATGTTGTTGGTTCCTACTTGAAAGAGCGGCTTTTGGCTATCAAGGATAAGTATGAAA TTGTTGGTGATGTGAGGGGAAAAGGACTGATGCTTGGTGTTGAACTAGTCACTGACCGCGAACTGAAAACTCCTGCGAGAGCTGAAACTCTGCATATCATGGACAAGATAAAAG